One window from the genome of Deinococcus arcticus encodes:
- the galT gene encoding galactose-1-phosphate uridylyltransferase, with protein sequence MADAALPPTAVPQPGLHAADFTKPDGRAVTLYGLKPVRVTGEMPSPSPDPVDARPVLRWHPLRGEWVMYAAHRLNRTFLPPPEYNPLAPTTDSAHPTELPPGEYDLAVFENRFPSLSLHAPDPGEGPADTRAGVGACEVVVFSQDARGRLADLEEAHMDLLLSVWADRTARLAATGRIQSVLCFENRGVEVGVTLHHPHGQIYAYDHIPPVQARMLAQAQAHHAEHGRPWLADFVAQERAAGERVVLDAGEALSVVPPFARYSFETWIVPARPVGLLAELTGRERAAFARVLKDTLLRLDGLFGVRMPYLLTVHQAPLDGPHPAFPLHIELYPYLRAPGRMKYLAGTEQGAGEFANDKFPETAAAELRAVAPEAGAAL encoded by the coding sequence ATGGCTGACGCTGCCCTGCCCCCCACTGCCGTGCCCCAACCCGGCCTGCACGCTGCCGACTTCACCAAGCCGGATGGCCGCGCGGTCACGCTGTACGGCCTGAAACCGGTGCGGGTGACCGGCGAGATGCCCAGCCCCAGCCCCGACCCGGTGGACGCCCGGCCTGTCCTGCGCTGGCATCCGCTGCGAGGCGAGTGGGTGATGTACGCCGCGCACCGCCTGAACCGCACGTTCCTGCCGCCGCCTGAATACAACCCCCTGGCCCCCACCACCGACTCCGCGCACCCCACCGAACTGCCGCCGGGCGAATACGACCTCGCCGTGTTTGAAAACCGCTTTCCCAGCCTGAGCCTGCACGCCCCGGACCCTGGCGAGGGCCCCGCCGACACCCGCGCGGGCGTGGGAGCCTGCGAGGTGGTGGTGTTCAGCCAGGACGCCCGGGGCCGACTGGCCGACCTGGAGGAAGCGCACATGGACCTGCTGCTCTCGGTGTGGGCCGACCGCACGGCGCGGCTGGCGGCCACTGGGCGCATTCAGAGTGTGTTGTGCTTTGAGAACCGGGGGGTAGAGGTGGGCGTGACCCTGCACCACCCCCACGGCCAGATTTACGCCTACGACCATATTCCCCCCGTGCAGGCCCGCATGCTGGCGCAGGCCCAGGCGCACCACGCCGAGCACGGCCGGCCCTGGCTGGCCGACTTCGTGGCGCAGGAACGGGCAGCGGGCGAGCGGGTGGTGCTGGACGCGGGCGAGGCCCTGAGCGTGGTGCCGCCCTTCGCGCGCTACTCCTTTGAAACCTGGATCGTGCCCGCGCGGCCCGTGGGCCTGCTGGCCGAGCTGACAGGCCGCGAACGGGCCGCCTTCGCCCGGGTCCTGAAAGACACCCTGCTGCGGCTCGACGGCCTGTTCGGGGTGCGGATGCCTTACCTGCTCACGGTGCATCAGGCCCCGCTGGACGGGCCGCACCCGGCCTTCCCACTGCACATCGAGCTGTACCCTTATCTGCGCGCGCCGGGCCGCATGAAGTACCTCGCGGGCACCGAGCAGGGTGCCGGCGAGTTTGCCAACGACAAGTTCCCTGAGACCGCCGCCGCCGAACTGCGCGCGGTGGCCCCCGAAGCCGGAGCCGCCCTATGA
- a CDS encoding glycoside hydrolase family 36 protein produces MPEWTLNVNPAKLRVLVSGFQSWSEAELRPLQDTQAAPLMRWRHEQGHDPGFLPSGQAGVWRSHSVLALVRPDGGGWVGMAGDATQTFVQWEARAQGDHVRVSCILEGPEVPLHWEETPDVIATLEARAAELGRAMHARTPAPLRVWCSWYSYYRSVTLAAMLDNACRARAAGLPFDVFQLDDGFQADLGDWEEPSAHFGGHARDLPGPLRELGYTPGLWLAPFLASPTSRLFAEHADWMLRGEDGCPLPVGHNWGGPYFALDTTHPGALAWLRELAATARGWGYPYLKLDFLYGAALPGVRHDPRVGRAQAYRMGLQALRDGAGPDAFLLGCGAPLAQSIGLVDAMRTGPDVAPFWDEESRRVWLGDATGPSARNALHTALSRWYQHPWYQPDPDVAICRRELSLLNHEEREAVAAMLDVVGGLRASSDPIELLDGPGLDLLRRCLALSTPDRPRTLTQSMGGAVTHFSRGTFNLTDTAAPGLSPHSYREGFHG; encoded by the coding sequence ATGCCTGAGTGGACCCTGAACGTGAACCCGGCCAAGCTGCGCGTGCTGGTGAGCGGCTTTCAGTCCTGGAGCGAGGCGGAACTGCGACCCCTGCAAGACACCCAGGCCGCGCCCCTGATGCGCTGGCGCCACGAGCAGGGCCACGATCCCGGCTTCCTGCCCAGCGGCCAGGCGGGCGTGTGGCGCAGCCACAGCGTACTGGCGCTGGTGCGCCCGGACGGCGGCGGCTGGGTGGGCATGGCGGGCGACGCCACCCAGACCTTTGTTCAGTGGGAGGCGCGCGCGCAGGGCGACCACGTGCGCGTGAGCTGCATCCTGGAAGGCCCCGAAGTGCCCCTGCACTGGGAGGAGACCCCGGATGTGATCGCCACCCTGGAAGCGCGGGCCGCCGAGCTGGGCCGGGCCATGCACGCGCGCACGCCCGCGCCGCTGCGGGTGTGGTGCTCGTGGTACTCGTACTACCGCAGCGTGACCCTGGCGGCCATGCTGGACAATGCCTGCCGCGCCAGGGCGGCCGGGCTGCCCTTCGACGTGTTTCAGCTGGACGACGGCTTTCAGGCCGACCTGGGCGACTGGGAAGAGCCCAGCGCCCACTTCGGCGGCCACGCCCGCGACCTGCCGGGGCCGCTGCGCGAACTGGGGTACACGCCGGGCCTGTGGCTGGCGCCGTTTCTGGCCTCGCCTACCTCGCGCCTGTTTGCCGAGCACGCGGACTGGATGCTGCGCGGCGAGGACGGCTGCCCGCTGCCGGTGGGCCACAACTGGGGCGGGCCGTACTTTGCGCTGGACACCACCCACCCCGGGGCCCTGGCGTGGCTGCGCGAGCTGGCCGCCACCGCGCGCGGCTGGGGCTACCCGTACCTGAAACTGGATTTCCTGTACGGCGCGGCGCTGCCCGGGGTACGCCACGACCCGCGCGTGGGGCGCGCGCAGGCCTACCGCATGGGGCTGCAGGCGCTGCGCGACGGCGCCGGGCCAGACGCCTTTTTGCTGGGCTGCGGCGCCCCGCTGGCCCAGAGCATTGGCCTGGTGGACGCCATGCGCACCGGCCCCGACGTGGCACCCTTCTGGGACGAGGAATCGCGCCGGGTGTGGCTGGGCGACGCCACCGGTCCCAGCGCCCGCAACGCGCTGCACACCGCACTCTCGCGCTGGTATCAGCACCCCTGGTATCAGCCGGACCCCGACGTGGCCATCTGCCGGCGCGAACTCAGCCTGCTGAACCATGAGGAGCGCGAGGCCGTGGCGGCCATGCTGGACGTGGTGGGCGGCCTGCGTGCCAGCAGCGACCCCATTGAGCTGCTGGACGGCCCGGGGCTGGACCTGCTGCGCCGCTGCCTTGCGCTGAGCACGCCGGACCGGCCCCGCACGCTGACCCAGAGCATGGGCGGGGCCGTGACCCACTTTTCGCGGGGAACCTTTAACCTCACCGACACTGCGGCGCCGGGGCTGAGCCCACACTCGTACCGTGAAGGATTTCATGGCTGA
- a CDS encoding beta-galactosidase, which yields MTFNLPTDHLLLGSCDYPEHVPQDRWAPYAAQQRALGLSYVRLAEFAWSRLEPAPGQYEWAWLDEAVETSAAQGLKVVLCTPTATPPAWLVRAHPEMLAYDAQGRVREFGSRRHYDFASPVYREHSRRITRALAERYGQHPAVAGWQTDNEFGCHATSRSYGGASAGRFPEWLREKYGTLDALNDAWGNVFWSMEYSDWAQVRPPNLTVTEPNPSHLLDYARFASGLIAEFQAEQVTLLRELSPGRFITHNFMIFESGFDHYEVARGLDFASWDNYPTGMLEFFAPPGVNEALKTRYARTGHPDLVGFNHDLYRGVVGRGVWAVGKDSTPQPTAHSPQPGFWVMEQQCGPVNWAPYNALPAPGATALWTAQAWAHGADTVSYFRWRAATMAQEVMHSGLLRHDETPSPGHAEVGALDQTQFPLGPVPAKVALLHDYESLWLYDAQPHAAGLSYWAQTVTYYSALRSLGADVAVVHADADLSGYAVVVAPAVTLVGPERAARWAAAMEGGAHLVCGPRTAFRTPGGGTWEGGQFGPLSDLLGARLSLYDSLRPGLTQGVSGLGASFEAHTWAESYRPLGAQVLATYAGGPLNGEAAVIRRGQATVIGAHSEALIGAVLAEVLTTAGVPVTPLPEGVRLSRRAGQVLVQNWNPEPTEWNGRMLPPVSFQVLPEADHA from the coding sequence ATGACCTTCAACCTTCCCACTGACCACCTGCTGCTGGGCAGCTGCGATTACCCCGAACATGTGCCCCAGGACCGCTGGGCCCCCTACGCCGCGCAGCAGCGCGCCCTGGGCCTGAGCTATGTCCGGCTGGCCGAATTTGCCTGGAGCCGCCTGGAACCCGCGCCCGGCCAGTACGAGTGGGCGTGGCTGGACGAGGCGGTGGAGACCTCCGCCGCCCAGGGCCTGAAGGTGGTGCTCTGCACGCCCACCGCCACCCCGCCCGCGTGGCTGGTGCGCGCCCACCCCGAGATGCTGGCCTATGACGCCCAGGGCCGCGTGCGCGAATTCGGCTCGCGCCGCCACTACGATTTCGCCTCGCCGGTCTACCGCGAGCACTCGCGGCGCATCACGCGCGCCCTGGCCGAGCGCTACGGGCAGCACCCCGCCGTGGCCGGCTGGCAGACAGACAACGAATTCGGCTGCCACGCCACCAGCCGCTCGTATGGCGGCGCCAGCGCCGGGCGCTTTCCAGAATGGCTGCGGGAGAAATACGGCACTCTGGACGCCCTGAACGACGCCTGGGGCAACGTGTTCTGGAGCATGGAGTACAGCGACTGGGCGCAGGTCAGGCCCCCCAACCTGACGGTCACCGAGCCCAACCCCTCGCACCTGCTGGACTACGCCCGCTTCGCCTCGGGCCTGATTGCCGAGTTTCAGGCCGAGCAGGTGACCCTGCTGCGCGAGCTCTCGCCGGGGCGCTTCATCACGCACAATTTCATGATTTTCGAGTCCGGCTTCGACCACTACGAGGTGGCCCGGGGCCTGGATTTTGCCAGCTGGGACAATTACCCCACCGGGATGCTGGAATTCTTTGCCCCCCCCGGCGTGAATGAGGCGCTGAAAACCCGCTACGCACGCACCGGGCACCCGGATCTGGTGGGATTTAACCATGATCTGTATAGAGGGGTTGTAGGTCGTGGGGTGTGGGCTGTAGGAAAAGACTCAACCCCACAACCCACAGCCCACAGCCCACAACCCGGCTTCTGGGTCATGGAACAGCAGTGTGGCCCTGTCAACTGGGCGCCCTACAACGCGCTGCCGGCACCAGGGGCCACGGCGCTGTGGACGGCGCAGGCGTGGGCGCACGGGGCGGATACCGTAAGCTATTTCCGCTGGCGGGCGGCCACCATGGCCCAGGAGGTCATGCACTCGGGCCTGCTGCGCCACGACGAGACGCCCAGTCCGGGGCACGCCGAGGTGGGCGCGCTGGACCAGACGCAGTTTCCGCTGGGGCCGGTGCCGGCAAAGGTGGCCCTGCTGCACGATTACGAGAGCCTGTGGCTGTACGACGCCCAGCCGCACGCCGCGGGCCTGAGCTACTGGGCGCAGACGGTGACCTACTACTCGGCGTTGCGGTCGCTGGGGGCAGATGTGGCCGTGGTGCACGCCGACGCCGACCTGAGCGGCTACGCGGTGGTCGTGGCCCCGGCGGTCACACTGGTGGGCCCGGAGCGGGCCGCGCGCTGGGCGGCGGCCATGGAGGGGGGCGCGCACCTGGTCTGCGGGCCGCGCACTGCCTTCCGCACGCCGGGGGGCGGCACCTGGGAGGGCGGACAGTTTGGCCCCCTGTCAGACCTGCTGGGCGCGCGGCTGTCGCTGTACGACTCGCTGCGCCCGGGCCTGACGCAGGGCGTGAGCGGCCTGGGCGCGAGCTTCGAGGCGCACACCTGGGCGGAAAGTTACCGCCCGCTGGGCGCGCAGGTGCTCGCCACCTACGCGGGCGGGCCGCTGAACGGCGAGGCGGCGGTGATTCGCCGCGGCCAAGCCACCGTCATTGGCGCGCACAGCGAAGCGCTGATCGGCGCGGTGCTGGCCGAGGTGCTGACCACGGCGGGCGTGCCGGTCACGCCGCTGCCTGAGGGCGTGCGCCTGAGCCGCCGGGCGGGGCAGGTGCTGGTGCAGAACTGGAACCCCGAGCCCACCGAATGGAACGGGCGAATGCTGCCCCCCGTGAGTTTTCAGGTGCTGCCGGAGGCCGACCATGCCTGA
- a CDS encoding carbohydrate ABC transporter permease has protein sequence MSTRTRFTPLQLLALTLFAVYALLPLWWVIVTMFKDNGQLFSTFGLWFASPSHLAENLQTLLTRQDGIFRRWLLNSFVYAGATALGSVLVSALAGYAFSAYTFRGKNALFALILVTIMVPGTALVLPLFLMMQKLGLLNTYWAVILPGLVNPFGLYLMRLFWDAGFPKELMEAARIDGASEWTIFQRLGLPLVQGGLVTVGLFSFVGAWNNFFLPLVAVSRDELFPLTLGLSVWNQTSSSSGQEPLYTVIVLGALVSILPLVAAFLTLGRYWQGGLATGAVKG, from the coding sequence ATGAGCACCCGGACCCGCTTTACCCCGCTGCAACTGCTGGCCCTGACCCTGTTTGCGGTCTACGCCCTGCTGCCGCTGTGGTGGGTGATCGTGACCATGTTCAAGGACAACGGGCAGCTGTTTTCCACCTTTGGGCTGTGGTTTGCCAGTCCCAGCCACCTTGCCGAGAACCTGCAGACCCTCCTGACCCGCCAGGACGGCATTTTCCGGCGCTGGCTGCTGAACTCGTTCGTGTACGCCGGGGCCACGGCGCTGGGCAGCGTGCTGGTCAGCGCGCTGGCGGGCTACGCCTTTTCGGCCTACACCTTCCGGGGCAAGAACGCGCTGTTTGCGCTGATTCTGGTCACCATCATGGTGCCGGGGACCGCGCTGGTGCTGCCCCTGTTTCTGATGATGCAGAAGCTGGGCCTGCTGAACACCTACTGGGCAGTCATTCTGCCGGGGCTGGTCAATCCGTTCGGCCTGTACCTGATGCGGCTGTTCTGGGACGCTGGCTTTCCCAAGGAACTGATGGAAGCCGCGCGCATTGACGGCGCGAGCGAGTGGACCATCTTTCAGCGCCTGGGCCTGCCGCTGGTGCAGGGCGGCCTGGTGACCGTGGGGCTGTTTTCCTTCGTGGGTGCCTGGAACAACTTCTTTCTGCCGCTGGTGGCCGTCAGCCGCGACGAGCTGTTTCCCCTCACCCTTGGCCTGAGCGTGTGGAACCAGACCAGCAGTTCCAGCGGCCAGGAGCCCCTGTACACCGTGATCGTGCTGGGCGCCCTGGTGAGCATTCTGCCCCTGGTGGCCGCGTTCCTGACCCTGGGGCGCTACTGGCAGGGCGGGCTGGCCACCGGCGCAGTGAAGGGGTGA
- a CDS encoding carbohydrate ABC transporter permease: MKPPRAVPWLFLSPFLLLFAAFYVAPVLYAGYLSLFIKKRAGFGPAREVFGGLTNYVRAFQDADFLASLLNILKFAAVQIPLMVVLATALALALDSSRGRLQGFFRTAFYLPYTIPSVIAGLLWGYLYSKNLSPFNQLTGRSFDFLGSDVVLWSIANIVTWTWTGYNMITLYAALQNIPGDLYEAARIDGADGWTLTRFIKLPLLKPSLLLVLIFSIIGTMQIFSEPFVIRPLGYVPDNITPNTYLYLVATRDGNFSYAATLAILLAVFTLLLSAVFLRFTRRGGEV; encoded by the coding sequence ATGAAGCCGCCGCGCGCCGTGCCGTGGCTGTTTCTGAGCCCTTTTCTGCTGCTGTTTGCCGCCTTTTACGTGGCCCCAGTGCTGTATGCCGGGTATCTGAGTCTGTTCATCAAGAAGCGCGCCGGCTTTGGCCCCGCCAGAGAGGTGTTTGGTGGCCTGACCAACTACGTGCGCGCCTTTCAGGACGCCGATTTTCTGGCCAGCCTGCTGAACATCCTGAAGTTTGCCGCGGTGCAGATTCCGCTGATGGTGGTGCTGGCCACCGCCCTGGCCCTGGCCCTGGACAGCAGCCGGGGCCGCCTGCAGGGGTTTTTCCGCACCGCCTTCTACCTGCCCTATACGATTCCCAGCGTGATCGCGGGGCTGCTGTGGGGCTACCTGTACTCCAAGAACCTCTCGCCTTTCAACCAACTGACCGGGCGCTCCTTTGATTTCCTGGGCAGCGACGTGGTGCTCTGGAGCATTGCCAACATCGTCACCTGGACCTGGACGGGCTACAACATGATCACCCTGTACGCCGCGCTGCAGAACATTCCCGGCGACCTGTACGAGGCCGCGCGCATTGACGGCGCCGACGGCTGGACCCTCACCCGCTTTATCAAGCTGCCGCTGCTGAAACCCAGCCTGCTGCTGGTGCTGATCTTTTCGATCATCGGGACCATGCAGATTTTCAGCGAGCCCTTTGTGATCCGGCCGCTGGGGTACGTACCGGACAACATCACGCCGAACACCTACCTGTATCTGGTGGCCACGCGCGACGGCAATTTCAGTTACGCGGCCACGCTGGCCATTCTGCTGGCCGTCTTTACCCTACTGCTCAGCGCCGTCTTTCTGCGCTTTACCCGCCGGGGAGGTGAAGTATGA
- a CDS encoding extracellular solute-binding protein, with translation MNKVLMTALTALLASSALAADPAFPKAPSGKVTLEVWSWVPGLDKTVQAFEKAYPNIDVKVTNLGGGPQTYTKLLTTLKAGTGAPDVAQIEYGFLPAFVDTGGLTDLSTLGANNYRKYFVPWTWGQVSPDGKAVFAIPQDTGPFAMVYRDDLLKKYGVQVPRTWAEYEKAAATVHAKSGGKVKMGNFYATFAPWFMALAWADGAQFFKRDGDRWVQTLNNPTAKKVLNYWYGMIKKGHVGTLNAFTSDYWNAAGAGQVVSNMEAAWGPGGYAGSLKNKSAGQWRAANLPQWTAGSTVRSGNWGGSSNVVTAQSKNKEAAMLFSLWLNLSQSAITNNWTNGGLFPASDAGLDLAVLKDKTKNPSKFFGGQDISSVYARASRGVNVNFQWAPWFPYANDNFNKQMDLMLKGRLTPDQALDAWQRETLAEAKKQGYDVR, from the coding sequence ATGAACAAAGTGCTGATGACCGCCCTGACTGCCCTGCTGGCCAGCTCAGCCCTCGCCGCCGATCCGGCCTTTCCCAAGGCGCCCAGCGGCAAGGTGACACTGGAAGTCTGGTCGTGGGTACCTGGCCTGGACAAGACCGTGCAGGCCTTTGAAAAGGCGTACCCGAACATTGACGTGAAGGTGACCAACCTGGGCGGCGGCCCGCAGACCTACACCAAGCTGCTGACCACCCTGAAAGCCGGCACCGGCGCGCCGGACGTGGCCCAGATTGAGTACGGCTTTTTGCCCGCCTTCGTGGACACGGGCGGCCTGACCGACCTGAGCACCCTGGGCGCGAACAACTACCGGAAATACTTTGTGCCCTGGACCTGGGGACAGGTCAGCCCCGACGGCAAGGCGGTGTTCGCCATTCCGCAGGACACCGGCCCCTTTGCCATGGTCTACCGCGACGATCTACTGAAAAAATACGGCGTGCAGGTGCCGCGCACCTGGGCCGAGTACGAAAAGGCCGCTGCCACGGTGCATGCCAAGAGTGGCGGCAAGGTGAAGATGGGCAACTTCTACGCCACCTTTGCGCCGTGGTTCATGGCGCTGGCCTGGGCCGACGGCGCGCAGTTCTTCAAGCGTGACGGCGACCGCTGGGTGCAGACCCTGAACAACCCCACCGCCAAGAAGGTCCTGAACTACTGGTACGGCATGATCAAGAAGGGCCACGTGGGCACCCTGAACGCCTTTACCAGCGACTACTGGAACGCGGCTGGGGCCGGACAGGTGGTCAGCAACATGGAAGCGGCTTGGGGCCCGGGCGGTTACGCGGGCAGCCTGAAGAACAAGTCGGCCGGGCAGTGGCGCGCGGCCAACCTGCCGCAGTGGACGGCCGGGAGCACCGTGAGATCCGGCAACTGGGGCGGCAGCTCCAACGTGGTCACCGCCCAGAGCAAGAACAAGGAAGCGGCCATGCTGTTCAGCCTGTGGCTGAACCTCTCGCAGAGCGCGATTACCAACAACTGGACCAACGGCGGCCTGTTCCCCGCCAGCGACGCCGGCCTGGACCTGGCCGTGCTGAAGGACAAGACCAAGAACCCCAGCAAGTTCTTCGGTGGCCAGGACATCAGCAGCGTGTATGCCCGCGCCAGCCGGGGCGTGAACGTCAACTTCCAGTGGGCGCCGTGGTTCCCCTACGCCAACGACAACTTCAACAAGCAGATGGACCTGATGCTCAAGGGGCGCCTGACCCCCGATCAGGCACTGGACGCGTGGCAGCGTGAAACGCTGGCCGAGGCCAAGAAACAGGGCTACGACGTGCGCTGA
- a CDS encoding DeoR/GlpR family DNA-binding transcription regulator, with product MIESRRSEILSLVHQHGELPVAELSKLLGVSEVTVRSDLKALAEAGQVRRARGSVRPPLELRRESPLEQTRHEHSAAKRRIGRAAAALVRDGETVFLDVGSTTTEVARALSPTLQGVTVVTNGLNIALELERLSGVRVIVTGGTLRPLQHSLVSPYALDVLKHIHADRLFLGCNGVHPEHGVTNANHEEAEVKRLMVAQAREVVVVADHSKLGQVSRAHIAPIGGVTTLITNRRGPEPPAELDGALREMCLV from the coding sequence TTGATCGAGTCGCGCCGAAGCGAGATTCTCTCGCTTGTTCATCAGCATGGCGAATTGCCCGTTGCGGAACTTTCGAAACTGCTGGGCGTTTCGGAAGTGACCGTGCGCAGCGACCTGAAAGCCCTGGCCGAGGCCGGGCAGGTGCGCCGCGCGCGGGGCAGCGTGCGCCCACCGCTGGAACTGCGCCGCGAGTCGCCGCTGGAACAGACCCGCCACGAACACAGCGCCGCCAAACGCCGCATTGGCCGCGCCGCCGCCGCCCTGGTGCGCGACGGTGAGACGGTCTTTCTGGACGTGGGCAGCACCACCACCGAGGTGGCCCGCGCCCTGTCACCCACCCTGCAGGGGGTGACGGTGGTGACCAATGGCCTGAACATCGCCCTAGAACTCGAACGTCTCAGCGGCGTGCGGGTGATCGTGACGGGCGGCACGCTGCGCCCACTGCAGCACTCGCTGGTCAGCCCCTACGCGCTGGACGTCCTGAAACACATTCACGCCGACCGGCTGTTTCTGGGCTGCAACGGCGTCCACCCCGAACACGGCGTCACCAACGCCAACCACGAGGAGGCCGAGGTTAAACGCCTGATGGTGGCGCAGGCCCGCGAAGTCGTGGTGGTGGCCGACCACAGCAAACTCGGTCAGGTCAGCCGCGCGCACATTGCGCCCATTGGTGGCGTTACCACCCTCATCACCAACCGCCGGGGCCCCGAGCCACCTGCTGAACTGGACGGCGCGCTGCGCGAGATGTGCCTCGTCTGA
- a CDS encoding FKBP-type peptidyl-prolyl cis-trans isomerase, whose protein sequence is MSTDAGALKVEKYHEGTGTPAQAGKMVRVHYTGTLENGQKFDSSRDRGEPIEFPLGVGYVIQGWDQGIAQLRVGDKARLTIPAHLGYGAAGVPGVIPGGATLIFDVELVDVR, encoded by the coding sequence ATGAGCACTGACGCAGGCGCACTGAAAGTCGAGAAGTACCACGAGGGCACCGGCACGCCCGCCCAGGCCGGCAAGATGGTGCGGGTGCATTACACCGGCACGCTGGAAAACGGCCAGAAATTTGACAGCAGCCGCGACCGGGGCGAGCCTATCGAGTTTCCGCTGGGCGTGGGCTACGTGATTCAGGGCTGGGACCAGGGCATCGCGCAGCTGCGCGTGGGCGACAAGGCGCGGCTGACCATTCCCGCCCACCTGGGCTACGGCGCAGCGGGCGTGCCCGGCGTGATTCCCGGCGGCGCCACGCTGATCTTCGACGTGGAACTGGTGGACGTGCGCTAA